In Rodentibacter haemolyticus, the DNA window ACTTGTTGCTATTAATGTAACGTCCGCTGATTGATAAACTGTGATCCTGTTCGCTCAATAAACGATATTCCGCAGCAATACTTTTTTCCTTGAGTTCCTTCTTATCTGTTAAGAAATAGCTGGAATCATAAGTTGTTTTTTGATATTCACCTAATAAGCTAATGCCTTGAGTAATTGCACCTTCACGATCAAAATTGATATCTAATTGATAATTTGCATTCAGCTTTTTCGCATCATAACCGCTTGTCATACCGAAAGTATCGCTATCTGTTTTGATATGGCTGACGCTTGCTTTATGTTTAAAGAGATCTTGCGAATTTCCCCAATAGCTACCTAATTTAAACAAGGTTTCACGGGTGCGGGTGCGATGTCCCGTTTCATCGTTAAGATTACTATCGAAATAAGCACTTTGAGAAGAATGAGAGGTTAAAAACTCAATGCCTTTGTCATTATCATCATAACCAAAACGCAACGATGCATTATCGAGATGGAATTTATCTTTTTCCTTTGCATTTCCTACTGAAATTTTGGTTCCGTCTTGAGCAGTGTAAGAAAAGGGTTTATTGCTCAATGCTGAAATACCGCTTGTACGGTGGCTATCACCGTGTAAATCGTAATAGAAACCTTGGTGATAGCCTGAAACGGTAACGGAACCGTCCCTTGTACGATGTGAACCTGTGCCGAAATCGAAGTCTATATTAAAGGGTTTTTCTTTATATAAACCGCTTTTAGTGGTGATATAAATCACACCGCCCACGGCATCGCTACCCCAAAGTGCGGATTGCTCACCACGTAATACTTCAATGCGTTCAATATTGCTTAAACTTAAGCCGCCGAAATCAAAGCCATAACCCGAAACGGGATTGACTTTCACCCCGTCAATAATGACTGCCGTATGATTGGCATCCGCCCCCCGTAGATAAACATTGCTTAACGTACCTCGCCCACCGGAAAAACTCATTGCCGTTCCGGGAACGGTTTTTAACACATCACTCACATAAGTAGCGTTTCTTTTGGAAAAATCTTTTTCGGTTAGCACAGTCACTGAAGAGGCGGTTTTATCTTGATTGATCGGTGTTGCGTAAGCGGAATAAACATTAATCGGCTCAAGTTCGCTTTTGCCGTTTTCGGCTTGAACAGAAGCGGATAAACCGATTAAAAGTGCGGTCGTGATTAAATTGGTTTTCATTTTAAGTTCCTAGGGTAATTAAAAAATGCGGGTATTTTGACATAGTTGATTTTTTCTGACCAGTTGAGATTTTTCATTGCGAATAGAAATTTTATTCATAAAAAACATCACTATTTTTAACCGCACTTTTCGCCTTTATCCGCACTTGGCTTTCAAGTATAATGTCGGCATTTTTCACTATTTCAGCGATTCAATATTATGAGCAATCAATTCAACATAAAAACATTCCAAGGTATGATTCTCGCCCTGCAAGATTATTGGGCAAAACAGGGTTGCACAATTGTACAGCCTTTTGATATGGAAGTCGGGGCGGGGACATCGCACCCGATGACCGCATTGCGTGCTTTAGGGCCTGAACCGATGGCATTTGCCTATGTGCAGCCGTCACGCCGCCCGACAGACGGGCGTTACGGTGAAAACCCGAACCGTTTACAACACTACTATCAATTCCAAGTGGTGATTAAACCTTCACCGGATAATATTCAAGAACTTTATTTAGGCTCGCTTGAAATGCTCGGTTTTGATCCGACCAAAAATGACATTCGTTTTGTGGAAGATAACTGGGAAAACCCGACCCTTGGTGCTTGGGGATTGGGTTGGGAAGTATGGTTAAACGGTATGGAAGTCACCCAATTTACCTATTTCCAACAAGTGGGTGGTTTGGAATGTAAACCGGTAACGGGGGAAGTGACCTATGGTTTGGAACGTTTGGCAATGTATATTCAAGGTGTGGATAGCGTGTATGATTTAGTGTGGTCTGACGGCCCGCTTGGTAAAACCACTTACGGTGATGTGTTCCATCAAAATGAAGTGGAACAATCCACTTATAACTTTGAATATGCCGACACGGATTTCTTATTTTACTGCTTCGATCAATACGAAAAAGAAGCACAATCTCTGCTTTCCTTAGAAAAACCGCTACCGTTGCCGGCTTATGAACGAATCTTAAAAGCGGCACACAGCTTCAACCTATTAGACGCACGCAAAGCGATTTCCGTTACCGAACGTCAACGCTATATTTTACGTATTCGCGCGCTAACCAAAGGTGTGGCGGAAGCCTATTATGCCAGCCGTGAAGCTTTAGGGTTTCCGGGCTGTAAAAAATAACTCGGAATATACACAATCGCTTTAAGCGATTGCTATGCCTCACGGCACCGTTGGTAAGCCAACGTTCAAAATCTAAAGATTTTGTGACCGCACTTTTACGCATTGATGACAATAATGAAGGAGATAATAATGAGCGATTTTCAATATCCGAAAGATATTTACACGGAAGCGGAAGCAGATGTAAATACCCTTGCCAATCTCGGGCCGTTAGCCCCTTTAGCAGGGAGCTGGGAAGGCAAACGTGGTTTGGATATTAATCCGAAAGCGGATGGCGCGGTAAAGGATCCTTATATTGAACACATTGAGCTACAACCTATTGATGCGCAAACCAATGGCCC includes these proteins:
- a CDS encoding TonB-dependent receptor plug domain-containing protein, which codes for MKTNLITTALLIGLSASVQAENGKSELEPINVYSAYATPINQDKTASSVTVLTEKDFSKRNATYVSDVLKTVPGTAMSFSGGRGTLSNVYLRGADANHTAVIIDGVKVNPVSGYGFDFGGLSLSNIERIEVLRGEQSALWGSDAVGGVIYITTKSGLYKEKPFNIDFDFGTGSHRTRDGSVTVSGYHQGFYYDLHGDSHRTSGISALSNKPFSYTAQDGTKISVGNAKEKDKFHLDNASLRFGYDDNDKGIEFLTSHSSQSAYFDSNLNDETGHRTRTRETLFKLGSYWGNSQDLFKHKASVSHIKTDSDTFGMTSGYDAKKLNANYQLDINFDREGAITQGISLLGEYQKTTYDSSYFLTDKKELKEKSIAAEYRLLSEQDHSLSISGRYINSNKYDNSFTGRISGAYRLSPNFKAHASIGSAIQNPTITEYYGYNGQYIGNPNLKPEKSRGGDIGLLIENNDKSHRLDLTYFARNVEDFISFQSSGVWPNLVTRSINLEGRTKIKGIEIAYDGKLTEDLTAYANYTYTQTKDSKGSELLRRPKHTANAGLAYQLTEKLRANVSVSYVSKRMDNYYEYLPPYATRAVKLPSYTLANLGVNYQLVPNLTVYANLNNLFDKKYENILGYGQDGRNVYVGLKGSF
- the glyQ gene encoding glycine--tRNA ligase subunit alpha; translation: MSNQFNIKTFQGMILALQDYWAKQGCTIVQPFDMEVGAGTSHPMTALRALGPEPMAFAYVQPSRRPTDGRYGENPNRLQHYYQFQVVIKPSPDNIQELYLGSLEMLGFDPTKNDIRFVEDNWENPTLGAWGLGWEVWLNGMEVTQFTYFQQVGGLECKPVTGEVTYGLERLAMYIQGVDSVYDLVWSDGPLGKTTYGDVFHQNEVEQSTYNFEYADTDFLFYCFDQYEKEAQSLLSLEKPLPLPAYERILKAAHSFNLLDARKAISVTERQRYILRIRALTKGVAEAYYASREALGFPGCKK